A single genomic interval of Asinibacterium sp. OR53 harbors:
- a CDS encoding Lrp/AsnC family transcriptional regulator: MAKQAKKEESTSGYSIDEKDLAILRVLQQNARATVKEIADTVHLSTTPVHERIKRMEEAGVIKQYATLVDHSKVNKGLMVICYVSLKQHSRNAGAKFIKQVNELNEVIECYNISGEFDFMLKVVAESMDAYYDFHVNKLSQSENIGHVQSVFVMGIIKQTHVLVH, translated from the coding sequence ATGGCAAAACAGGCAAAAAAAGAGGAATCCACTAGCGGCTATTCGATCGACGAAAAAGACCTGGCCATTTTGCGGGTTTTACAACAGAACGCCCGGGCTACGGTAAAAGAGATTGCCGATACTGTACACTTGAGCACGACCCCGGTTCATGAGCGTATTAAGCGTATGGAAGAAGCGGGGGTGATTAAACAATATGCCACCCTGGTAGATCACTCTAAAGTAAATAAAGGATTAATGGTGATTTGTTATGTGTCGTTAAAACAGCACAGCAGGAATGCCGGGGCCAAATTCATCAAACAGGTAAACGAGTTGAATGAAGTGATTGAATGTTATAATATTTCAGGAGAGTTCGACTTCATGCTCAAAGTGGTGGCTGAGAGTATGGATGCTTATTATGATTTTCATGTGAACAAACTGAGTCAGTCGGAAAACATCGGGCATGTACAAAGTGTTTTTGTGATGGGGATCATCAAGCAAACGCATGTGCTGGTGCATTGA
- a CDS encoding GNAT family N-acetyltransferase — translation MHSTLIIREATPADIPAIRQIAFDTWPSTYGAILSQEQIDYMLAWMYSPEALQKQMQEGHQFYIAELDHTTLGFAGVSQEGSTKFKLHKLYVVPTTQKTGAGKALLQKVIGFARDNGGAKLILQVNRHNNAKGFYEKQGFSVLDEVKLDIGNGFFMDDYIMQYDLNNQS, via the coding sequence ATGCACAGCACTTTGATCATACGCGAAGCTACACCGGCTGATATTCCTGCGATCCGGCAGATCGCTTTCGATACCTGGCCTTCTACCTACGGCGCTATCCTTTCGCAGGAACAGATAGATTATATGCTGGCCTGGATGTATTCACCGGAAGCATTGCAAAAGCAAATGCAGGAGGGCCACCAGTTTTATATAGCCGAGTTGGATCATACCACCCTGGGCTTCGCCGGTGTTTCACAGGAAGGGAGTACAAAATTCAAACTGCACAAGCTGTATGTGGTTCCCACCACACAGAAGACAGGTGCCGGCAAAGCCCTGTTGCAAAAAGTGATCGGGTTTGCCAGAGACAATGGCGGCGCAAAACTCATCCTGCAAGTGAACCGCCACAACAATGCAAAAGGTTTTTACGAGAAGCAGGGATTCTCTGTATTGGATGAAGTGAAACTGGATATCGGCAATGGTTTTTTCATGGACGATTACATCATGCAGTATGATCTAAATAACCAATCTTAA
- a CDS encoding phosphatase PAP2 family protein, whose product MKSSSFIIKSILLIVGCFSFIQSFSQASWEVDMLRNINHNPPSSDLWRGISSTAKPIAVAAPLGMAAVALINKDKKLMQKAYEVAGSLVIATIATQGLKTIVGRPRPYATYTGIYPDVVETDKSFPSGHVSTAFSTAAAVSIQCKKWYVTVPFYAWATGVGYSRMYLGQHYPSDVLAGAAVGIGSAYLAHWLNQKFFVKKK is encoded by the coding sequence ATGAAATCATCTTCTTTCATTATAAAAAGCATCCTGCTGATCGTAGGATGCTTTTCTTTTATCCAAAGTTTCTCGCAAGCTTCCTGGGAAGTGGATATGTTGCGTAACATCAACCACAACCCTCCTTCCAGTGACTTATGGAGAGGTATTTCCAGTACGGCCAAACCCATTGCTGTAGCTGCACCGTTGGGTATGGCGGCAGTAGCCCTCATCAATAAAGACAAAAAACTGATGCAAAAGGCTTATGAAGTAGCAGGCAGCCTGGTCATTGCCACCATCGCTACACAAGGTCTTAAGACCATCGTGGGCAGGCCACGCCCCTATGCTACCTATACAGGCATTTACCCCGATGTGGTAGAGACCGATAAATCTTTCCCTTCCGGACACGTTTCAACCGCTTTCTCCACCGCCGCTGCTGTCTCTATTCAATGCAAGAAATGGTATGTAACCGTTCCGTTCTATGCATGGGCTACCGGTGTAGGATATTCACGCATGTACCTGGGGCAACATTATCCGTCCGATGTATTGGCCGGCGCCGCAGTGGGCATTGGCAGCGCTTATCTGGCGCACTGGCTCAACCAGAAATTCTTCGTCAAAAAGAAATAA
- a CDS encoding valine--tRNA ligase, whose product MLSKNFIHGEAEALWYDHWLKKGYFSSKPDNREAYTVVIPPPNVTGVLHMGHCLNNTIQDILVRRARMQGKNACWVPGTDHASIATEAKVVAMLRERGITKSSLSREDFLKYAWEWKEKYGGIILQQLKKMGCGLDWDRTSFTMDPDYSRSVLQVFIDLYKKGYIYRGKRMINWDVRAKTALSDEEVIYKEVQSKLYHLRYKIDDDSNTYITIATVRPETILGDTAICVNPQDERYKHLHGKYAIVPLIGRRIPIIADDYVTMDFGTGALKVTPAHDMNDYQLGQKYKLEIVDTMNDDGTMSEAAQLFIGEDRLDVRKKIVPQLEAAGHLVKIEDYTNQVGFSERTDAVVEPRLSLQWWVSMKNISVPALEAVMNEDIHFHPAKFKNLYRHWMENIKDWCISRQLWWGHRIPAWYAPDGSFVVAISREEAFEQFKSEQVKVSIEEIRQDDDCLDTWFSSWLWPFEVFKGLSNPGNAEVKYYYPTNTLVTAPEIIFFWVARMIMAGYEYMGEKPFKDVYFTGIVRDKLGRKMSKSLGNSPDLLALIDQYGADAVRFGIMIASPAGNDILFDESALEQGRNFNNKIWNALKLVKMWEGRQTQANEDTAHNFALTWFENRLNQVKGEVNELMTQFRLSEALKTLYSLIWDDFCSWYLEWVKPGFEQPIDAAVYEKTVQYFEELVELLHPFMPFITEEIYHQLKERTDDLCVKQYSKPGNADALVLSEGQLLKQVISALRDARNKNQVKPKDSIQLHIQTTNKAGYEAIENILAKQVNAASVQYTADAVANSIVVAVEKDRFFIESEKQIDADALKAELLKDLDYQQKFLESVAKKLGNERFVQNAKPEVVELERKKQADALARIKTIEESLQHL is encoded by the coding sequence ATGTTAAGCAAGAATTTTATCCACGGAGAAGCAGAAGCCCTTTGGTATGATCATTGGCTGAAGAAAGGCTATTTCAGTAGCAAACCCGACAACAGGGAGGCATACACAGTGGTGATCCCGCCACCGAATGTTACCGGTGTGTTGCACATGGGACATTGCCTGAATAATACCATACAGGATATACTCGTACGCCGCGCCCGCATGCAGGGGAAAAATGCCTGCTGGGTTCCCGGAACCGATCATGCTTCCATTGCCACCGAAGCCAAAGTGGTGGCCATGCTGCGGGAAAGAGGCATTACCAAATCCTCACTCAGCAGGGAGGATTTTTTGAAATATGCCTGGGAATGGAAAGAGAAATACGGTGGCATCATTTTACAGCAGCTCAAGAAAATGGGATGCGGGCTCGACTGGGACCGTACTTCCTTCACCATGGATCCCGATTATTCCCGTTCCGTACTACAGGTCTTCATCGACCTTTATAAAAAAGGATACATCTATCGCGGCAAGCGCATGATCAATTGGGATGTGCGCGCTAAAACTGCGTTGAGTGATGAAGAAGTAATTTATAAAGAAGTACAGAGCAAACTCTATCATCTACGCTACAAAATAGACGACGACAGCAATACTTATATCACCATTGCAACAGTGCGCCCCGAGACCATCCTGGGTGATACCGCCATCTGCGTGAACCCGCAGGATGAGCGTTACAAGCACCTGCACGGTAAATATGCCATCGTTCCCCTCATCGGCAGGCGCATTCCCATCATTGCAGATGATTATGTGACGATGGACTTTGGTACCGGCGCTTTGAAAGTAACGCCGGCGCATGATATGAACGATTATCAACTGGGACAGAAATACAAGCTGGAGATCGTTGATACCATGAATGATGATGGTACGATGAGCGAAGCCGCGCAATTGTTCATTGGCGAAGACAGGCTTGATGTAAGGAAGAAGATCGTACCGCAACTGGAAGCCGCCGGGCACCTGGTAAAGATCGAAGACTATACCAACCAGGTTGGCTTCAGTGAAAGAACCGATGCAGTGGTTGAACCGCGGCTGAGCCTGCAATGGTGGGTAAGCATGAAAAACATCTCTGTTCCTGCGCTGGAAGCGGTGATGAATGAAGACATTCACTTCCACCCTGCTAAATTCAAAAACCTCTACCGCCATTGGATGGAGAACATCAAAGACTGGTGTATCAGCCGGCAGCTTTGGTGGGGACATCGTATCCCGGCATGGTATGCACCCGATGGATCGTTTGTGGTGGCTATTTCGAGGGAAGAAGCTTTTGAACAGTTCAAGAGTGAACAGGTAAAAGTCAGCATAGAAGAGATCAGGCAGGATGATGATTGCCTGGATACCTGGTTTTCGAGCTGGCTCTGGCCTTTTGAAGTGTTCAAAGGATTATCTAACCCTGGCAATGCAGAAGTAAAATATTATTACCCAACCAACACATTGGTTACTGCACCTGAGATCATTTTCTTCTGGGTGGCACGCATGATCATGGCGGGTTACGAGTACATGGGAGAGAAGCCTTTCAAAGATGTTTATTTCACCGGTATTGTGCGTGATAAGCTGGGAAGGAAGATGAGCAAGAGTCTGGGTAACTCGCCCGATTTGTTGGCATTGATCGATCAGTACGGCGCCGATGCCGTTCGCTTCGGTATCATGATCGCCTCCCCTGCCGGCAATGATATTTTGTTTGATGAAAGCGCGCTGGAGCAAGGCCGCAACTTCAACAACAAAATATGGAATGCGTTGAAGCTGGTGAAAATGTGGGAAGGACGGCAAACACAAGCTAATGAAGACACTGCACACAACTTCGCGCTTACCTGGTTTGAAAACAGGCTCAACCAGGTGAAAGGGGAAGTAAATGAACTGATGACCCAGTTCCGCCTGAGCGAAGCCTTGAAAACCCTTTACTCACTTATCTGGGATGATTTCTGCAGCTGGTACCTCGAATGGGTGAAGCCCGGCTTTGAACAACCCATCGATGCTGCTGTTTACGAAAAAACAGTTCAGTATTTTGAAGAACTGGTAGAATTATTGCATCCTTTCATGCCTTTCATCACCGAAGAGATTTATCATCAGTTGAAAGAAAGAACCGATGATCTCTGCGTAAAACAATACAGCAAGCCCGGTAATGCCGATGCATTGGTATTAAGCGAAGGCCAGCTCCTGAAACAGGTGATCTCTGCGCTGCGTGATGCCCGAAACAAGAACCAGGTAAAGCCCAAAGACAGCATCCAACTGCATATTCAAACAACCAATAAAGCGGGCTATGAAGCCATTGAAAACATATTGGCCAAGCAGGTAAATGCCGCATCTGTTCAATACACTGCGGATGCTGTTGCCAACAGTATTGTAGTGGCTGTTGAAAAAGACCGGTTCTTCATTGAATCGGAAAAACAAATCGATGCTGATGCATTGAAAGCCGAACTGTTGAAAGACCTTGATTACCAGCAAAAGTTCCTGGAAAGTGTGGCGAAGAAACTCGGCAATGAACGCTTTGTGCAGAATGCCAAACCCGAAGTGGTGGAGCTGGAAAGAAAAAAGCAGGCCGATGCCCTTGCCAGGATCAAGACGATTGAAGAAAGCCTGCAGCATCTTTAA
- a CDS encoding exonuclease domain-containing protein yields MQFAIVDIETTGGFPQQHGITEIAIVLHNGTEVEGKYETLVNPHQPIPAFIANMTGITDTMTAAAPSFEEVAPYIYNLLHDRVFVAHNVNFDFSFVKYHLQQAGFQLNTPKLCTIRLSRKVFPGYRKYGLGHLCRELGIAIENRHRAGGDAMATSQVLDLVLQNNGLRLIKEMLKKENHSQLLPANLPEDQVVNLPKEPGVYYFHDVKGKVIYVGKAKNLKKRVLSHFSGLDTSKKRQEFLRTIHSVTCTVCPTEFIASLFESVEIKRLWPIHNKSQKRFEQLWGIYLFEDSRGYLRLAIDKKRKHLEPLASYGLLVDAHRALWKLVKQFELHPSLCFLDQNSPAVLPDVTEYNQQVEASITWLRSQKETFLIRDKQSCVLVEDGVFYGMGTIEADISITELDTLKSYLTHYPENEVIRSMIRNYTERYPARVVRMG; encoded by the coding sequence ATGCAATTTGCAATTGTTGACATAGAAACCACCGGCGGATTTCCCCAGCAACACGGGATTACCGAGATCGCCATCGTATTGCATAATGGCACCGAAGTGGAAGGAAAATATGAGACCCTGGTGAACCCGCACCAACCCATCCCGGCTTTCATTGCCAACATGACCGGTATCACCGATACCATGACTGCTGCCGCACCCTCTTTTGAGGAAGTAGCACCCTATATTTATAACCTGCTGCACGACCGGGTTTTTGTGGCCCACAATGTGAACTTCGATTTTTCTTTTGTAAAATATCATTTGCAACAGGCTGGATTTCAGTTGAATACGCCAAAGTTGTGTACCATCCGCTTAAGCCGGAAAGTGTTCCCTGGTTATCGCAAATACGGACTGGGCCATCTCTGCCGCGAGCTGGGCATTGCCATTGAAAACCGCCACCGGGCAGGGGGCGATGCGATGGCCACATCGCAGGTGCTGGACCTGGTACTACAGAACAACGGCCTGCGGCTGATCAAGGAAATGTTGAAAAAGGAGAACCACAGCCAGTTGTTGCCGGCCAACCTACCCGAAGACCAGGTGGTGAACCTACCCAAAGAACCGGGGGTTTATTATTTTCATGATGTCAAGGGTAAAGTGATCTATGTGGGCAAGGCCAAAAACCTGAAGAAAAGAGTATTGAGCCATTTTTCCGGATTGGATACGAGCAAAAAAAGACAGGAATTCTTGAGGACCATCCATTCTGTTACATGTACGGTTTGTCCAACGGAATTCATTGCTTCTTTGTTCGAAAGTGTAGAGATCAAACGCCTTTGGCCCATCCACAACAAGAGCCAGAAAAGATTCGAGCAGTTATGGGGCATCTATCTTTTCGAAGACAGCCGCGGATACCTGCGACTGGCCATCGATAAAAAAAGAAAACACCTGGAGCCATTGGCTTCTTATGGTCTGCTGGTAGATGCGCATCGCGCCTTATGGAAACTCGTGAAGCAATTTGAATTACATCCCTCGCTTTGTTTCCTCGATCAGAACAGTCCGGCTGTTTTACCGGATGTTACCGAATATAATCAACAGGTAGAAGCCTCCATCACCTGGCTGCGCTCACAGAAGGAAACCTTTCTTATCCGTGACAAACAAAGTTGCGTGCTGGTAGAAGACGGCGTATTTTACGGAATGGGTACCATTGAAGCAGATATCAGCATTACGGAACTGGATACCCTCAAATCATACCTCACACATTACCCGGAAAACGAAGTGATCCGCTCCATGATCCGGAATTATACAGAACGCTACCCGGCTAGAGTAGTACGCATGGGCTAA
- a CDS encoding Tex family protein, with protein sequence MTEFAPLISSRLNVRTTQVEAVLSLFAEGATIPFIARYRKDKTGGLDEVQIQQVQDEAKFLKEFTERRTFIEKAINEQDKMTEALQDKLNAATTIAELEDIYLPYKPKRKTKAQTARENGLEPLSILMLAQERGDVQEIAASFINEKVKTAEEALQGARDIIAETINEDAQVRAKLRKLFEETGTMQSKVLTDKETEGVKYKDYFDFSEPIHKIPSHRTLAILRGFLEGFLRMSIAPLEEEALLMLEESYVKSMNPWNEHVKKAVKDAYRRLLQPSLESEFRTALKQKADEEAINVFAENLRQLLLSAPLGSKRILAIDPGYRTGCKVVCLDEKGELKKTDLIYVHENNRIYESEHKIKELVKQYQVEAIAIGDGTAGRETEQFIKKMALGLPVFLVNEDGASVYSASETAREEFPDYDVTVRGSVSIGRRLMDPLAELVKIDPKSIGVGQYQHDVNQFRLKERLDQTVVSCVNSVGVNLNTASKHLLSYVSGIGGTLADNIVKYRNEIGRFSDRAQLLKVPRLGGKAYEQCAGFLRIKEGGNPLDASAVHPEAYTLVQQMAGDLAVDVQALIGSEELLKKIEPKKYVSEQFGELTIRDIINELKKPGLDPRNELEQFEFANIYKIEDVSTGMVVPGVVTNLTRFGAFIDIGVKQDGLVHVSEIAHQYISDPGEALKLGQKVNVKVLEVDMPRKRIALSIKQTEEAPARGQRASQGNNRNPKSFTRKEEDLSTLSVNDALTALKKKFGK encoded by the coding sequence ATGACCGAATTTGCTCCATTGATCTCTTCCAGGCTGAATGTAAGAACTACCCAGGTTGAAGCCGTTTTATCGTTGTTTGCAGAAGGCGCCACCATCCCTTTCATTGCGCGTTACCGTAAAGACAAAACAGGCGGACTGGATGAAGTGCAGATACAGCAAGTACAAGACGAAGCCAAGTTTCTGAAAGAATTTACAGAACGCAGGACTTTCATTGAGAAAGCCATCAATGAGCAGGATAAAATGACGGAGGCTTTGCAGGATAAATTGAATGCGGCTACTACCATTGCAGAACTGGAAGATATTTACCTGCCCTATAAACCCAAACGCAAAACAAAAGCACAAACGGCAAGAGAGAACGGTTTAGAACCCTTATCTATACTGATGCTGGCACAGGAGCGAGGAGATGTACAGGAAATCGCCGCTTCTTTCATCAACGAAAAAGTTAAGACAGCTGAAGAAGCTTTGCAGGGAGCACGTGATATCATTGCGGAAACCATTAATGAAGATGCACAGGTAAGGGCCAAACTGCGTAAACTGTTTGAAGAAACCGGCACCATGCAGAGCAAAGTGTTGACCGATAAAGAAACAGAAGGCGTTAAATACAAAGATTATTTCGATTTTTCGGAGCCCATTCATAAGATACCCTCGCACCGCACACTGGCCATATTGCGCGGATTCCTGGAAGGATTCCTGCGCATGAGCATTGCGCCACTTGAAGAAGAAGCGCTGCTGATGCTGGAAGAATCTTATGTTAAAAGCATGAATCCCTGGAATGAACACGTGAAGAAAGCGGTTAAAGATGCTTACCGTCGTTTATTACAGCCGAGTCTCGAAAGTGAATTCAGAACAGCGCTGAAACAAAAGGCCGATGAAGAAGCCATCAATGTGTTTGCAGAAAACCTGCGCCAGTTATTGCTGAGTGCTCCTTTGGGCAGCAAACGTATACTGGCTATCGATCCCGGGTACCGTACCGGTTGTAAAGTGGTATGCCTGGATGAAAAAGGAGAATTGAAGAAAACAGACCTGATCTATGTGCACGAGAACAACCGTATTTATGAGAGTGAGCACAAGATCAAAGAACTGGTGAAACAATACCAGGTAGAAGCTATTGCTATTGGTGACGGTACGGCAGGAAGGGAAACAGAACAATTCATCAAGAAGATGGCTTTGGGTTTACCGGTATTCCTGGTAAATGAAGATGGAGCGTCTGTGTATTCCGCTTCTGAAACCGCCCGTGAAGAATTTCCTGATTATGATGTAACGGTTCGCGGATCAGTGAGCATCGGCCGCCGCCTGATGGATCCGCTGGCCGAACTCGTGAAAATAGATCCCAAGAGCATCGGCGTTGGCCAATACCAGCACGATGTGAACCAGTTCCGCCTAAAAGAAAGGCTCGATCAAACGGTAGTAAGTTGTGTGAACAGTGTGGGCGTGAACCTGAATACCGCCAGCAAACATTTGTTGAGTTATGTAAGCGGTATCGGTGGTACGCTGGCAGATAATATTGTAAAGTATCGCAACGAGATAGGAAGGTTCAGTGATCGTGCACAGTTGCTCAAAGTGCCCAGGCTGGGAGGTAAAGCCTATGAACAATGCGCCGGCTTCCTGCGTATCAAGGAAGGAGGCAACCCGCTTGATGCAAGTGCCGTGCATCCCGAGGCGTATACACTGGTACAACAGATGGCAGGCGACCTGGCGGTAGATGTACAGGCTTTGATCGGGTCGGAAGAATTGCTGAAAAAGATTGAGCCGAAAAAATATGTATCTGAACAATTTGGTGAATTAACCATTCGTGATATCATCAATGAACTAAAGAAACCTGGCCTCGATCCACGAAATGAACTGGAACAGTTCGAGTTTGCCAATATCTACAAAATAGAAGACGTGTCTACAGGAATGGTAGTGCCGGGCGTAGTAACCAACCTCACACGCTTTGGCGCTTTTATAGACATCGGCGTTAAGCAAGACGGGCTTGTGCATGTAAGTGAAATTGCACACCAGTATATCAGCGATCCGGGTGAGGCTTTGAAACTGGGCCAGAAAGTGAATGTGAAAGTACTGGAAGTAGATATGCCCCGCAAACGGATCGCTCTTTCCATCAAACAGACTGAAGAAGCGCCTGCAAGAGGACAACGCGCATCGCAGGGCAACAACAGGAATCCTAAATCTTTTACCAGGAAAGAAGAAGATCTTAGTACGTTGAGTGTGAATGATGCGCTGACTGCACTGAAAAAGAAATTTGGGAAATAG
- a CDS encoding DUF885 family protein: MKTRIYLLIFLLLGTLHTGHAQMKDPLDTYYQTSEVQPLMAMYEADKGSLSRFYTIINSPERRERFQRFNRDYLARLEQLNFDSMQVSSQVDFLLFKRELNNELYQLNKEEKEYKAIHRYLSFADSIYRWEQLRRRGAYMPAESIALQMQQMLRRLDRQVLILQNQEAPLPMPLALRAEGTVKGLQAALKSVYNFYYGYDPAFTRWIYGPYLTLDSALTFYATLLKNKGNKTGLQKPDGSGIVGTPIGRDELIRQLQYEMIPYSPEELVAIANKEFAWCDTEMLKASRDMGFGNNWKAALEKVKNTYVPEGRQPQMIMDLYHQSIDFIKKHDMVTIPPLAEETWRMTMMSPAQQLVSPFFLGGEVLLIAYPTNTMDSASRMMSMRGNNPHFSRATVHHELIAGHHLQGFMNNRFKSYRNFRTPFWTEGWSLYWEFLLWDAQFPRSHEDRVGMLFWRMHRCARIIFSLNYHLGKWTPQQCIDFLVERVGHERANAEGEVRRSFTGGYGPLYQLAYMTGAFQFYALKKELVDSSKMSLKAFNDAILRENNMPVEMVRAILTNQPLKRDFTTSWRFYDVAH, translated from the coding sequence ATGAAAACACGTATTTACCTATTGATATTCTTATTGCTGGGAACCCTGCATACAGGCCATGCCCAGATGAAAGACCCGCTCGATACGTATTACCAGACCAGTGAAGTGCAGCCGCTGATGGCCATGTACGAGGCGGATAAAGGCAGCCTCAGCCGTTTTTATACGATTATCAATTCACCGGAAAGAAGAGAACGTTTTCAACGCTTCAACCGCGATTACCTGGCCAGGCTGGAACAACTGAATTTCGATTCAATGCAGGTGAGCAGCCAGGTAGATTTTCTGTTGTTCAAGCGGGAACTCAACAATGAACTGTACCAGCTTAACAAAGAAGAAAAAGAGTACAAAGCCATCCATCGCTACCTTTCTTTTGCCGACAGTATCTACCGCTGGGAACAGCTCCGGCGCCGTGGCGCTTATATGCCTGCTGAATCCATAGCATTACAAATGCAACAGATGTTGCGGCGGCTCGACCGGCAGGTATTGATCCTGCAAAACCAGGAAGCCCCATTACCCATGCCACTGGCCCTTCGTGCAGAAGGCACCGTCAAAGGATTACAGGCGGCACTGAAAAGTGTTTACAATTTTTATTATGGTTACGATCCGGCTTTTACCCGCTGGATATATGGTCCCTACCTGACGCTTGACAGCGCGCTCACCTTTTATGCCACACTGTTAAAAAATAAAGGCAATAAGACCGGACTGCAAAAACCAGATGGCAGCGGCATTGTAGGAACACCCATTGGCAGGGATGAACTGATACGCCAGTTACAGTATGAAATGATACCCTATTCACCCGAAGAACTGGTAGCCATTGCCAATAAAGAATTTGCATGGTGCGATACAGAGATGCTGAAAGCTTCGCGCGACATGGGTTTTGGAAACAATTGGAAAGCCGCACTGGAAAAAGTAAAAAACACTTATGTGCCCGAAGGACGGCAGCCACAGATGATCATGGATCTTTATCATCAGTCCATTGATTTCATCAAAAAACATGATATGGTGACCATTCCGCCGCTGGCCGAAGAAACCTGGCGCATGACCATGATGTCACCCGCACAACAACTGGTAAGTCCTTTTTTCTTGGGAGGTGAAGTACTGCTGATCGCATACCCTACCAATACCATGGATTCTGCTTCCCGTATGATGAGTATGCGTGGCAATAACCCGCATTTTTCAAGGGCTACTGTTCATCATGAACTCATTGCCGGACATCATTTGCAAGGGTTCATGAACAACCGCTTCAAATCGTATCGCAATTTCAGAACACCGTTCTGGACAGAGGGCTGGTCGCTCTACTGGGAATTCCTTTTATGGGATGCGCAATTCCCGCGTTCCCATGAAGACCGCGTAGGCATGTTGTTCTGGCGAATGCATCGTTGCGCACGGATCATCTTTTCACTCAATTATCATTTGGGTAAATGGACACCCCAGCAGTGTATCGATTTCCTGGTAGAACGCGTGGGACATGAAAGGGCCAATGCAGAAGGTGAAGTGCGCCGCTCATTTACCGGGGGATACGGACCACTTTACCAACTGGCATACATGACAGGCGCTTTTCAGTTTTATGCGTTGAAAAAAGAACTGGTCGACAGCAGCAAGATGAGCCTGAAAGCATTCAATGATGCTATACTACGGGAAAACAATATGCCTGTTGAAATGGTAAGGGCTATCCTCACCAATCAACCACTCAAGCGCGATTTCACTACGTCCTGGCGTTTTTACGACGTAGCACACTGA
- a CDS encoding YraN family protein: MLHHLHTGKMGEQLAANYLYEAGYSILHRNWRHRHWEVDIIACRGNRLHFVEVKTRQNLSYGLPEESITKEKMQHLRNAAEAYQYLHPQWQYLQFDVLAITLNNQQAAAFFLIEDVYF; the protein is encoded by the coding sequence ATGTTACACCATTTACACACTGGCAAAATGGGCGAACAACTCGCGGCAAACTACCTGTACGAGGCCGGGTATAGCATTCTCCATCGCAACTGGCGCCACCGGCATTGGGAAGTGGACATCATTGCCTGCCGTGGCAACCGTTTGCATTTTGTAGAAGTGAAAACCCGGCAAAACCTCAGCTATGGCCTGCCTGAAGAAAGCATTACCAAAGAAAAAATGCAGCACCTGCGCAATGCGGCGGAAGCCTACCAATACCTCCATCCGCAATGGCAATACCTTCAGTTCGATGTATTGGCCATTACATTGAACAACCAACAAGCCGCAGCATTTTTTTTGATCGAGGATGTTTACTTTTAA